Below is a window of Nocardia asteroides DNA.
ACACCGAGCCGCTCCAGTTCACGCAGCCGGGCCAATTGTGCGTCGGGCGGGCCGAGCAGGCAGAAACGGTCGATGATCGCGTCGGGTACGAACTGGACGTGGGTGTTGTCCGCACGCCCGTGTTCGTTGTAGTCGTAGGGTTGCCTGCCCGCGACGTAGTCGGTGAGCGCGGCCGGGATCTCCTCGCTCGCACCGTATCTCGCCACGATCTCGGCGACGTGGTTGCCCACCATCCCGCCGAACCAGCGGCACTGCTCCCTGGCGTGGTCGAGCCCGGCCGCGGTCCCGTCGGTGACGTAGGCGGGCGCGGCGACACAGATCCGCACCGACGCCGGATCCCGGCCCGCCGCCCGCGCCGCCGCGCGCACCCGCGCGATCGACCAGGCGGTGATGTCGGGGTCGGCCAGCTGCAGGATGAACCCGTCACCGATCTGCCCGGTGAGCGCGAGCGCCTTGGGCCCGTACCCGGCCACCCACACGTCCAGCCGCGAGTCCGCGCCCCACGGGAACCGCACCTCGCTGTCGCCGATCCGGACGCTGCGCCCGTTGGCCAGTTCCCGGATGACGGTCACCGCCTCGCGCAGCGCGGCCAGGCTCGCCGGCCTGCCGCCGAGGGTCCGGACCGCCGAGTCGCCGCGCCCGATCCCGCAGATCGTGCGATTGCCGAACATCGCGTTGAGGGTGGCGAAGGTGGAGGCGGTCACCGTCACGTCGCGGGTGGCCGGGTTGGTCACCATCGGCCCCACCACGACGGTGCGGGTGGCGGCGAGGATCGCGCTGTAGATGACGTAGGGCTCCTGCCACAGCAGGTGCGAGTCGAACGTCCACACGTGCGAGAACCCGTGCGTCTCGGCCACTCTCGCCAATTCGACCACCCGGGACGCGGGCGGATTGCACTGCAGCACCACGCCGATGTCCATGGGCGCCTCGATTCCTTGTCACCGGTCCGGGTGAGCCGGGCCGGCACCGCTGTCGACGAATCCCGTGTCTCATCCTAGGACGCCCCGGACCGGTCCTCGACGATCGCCGCCCGCGAGTTCCGGCGTCCACCGCCCACACGACGAGCCCGGCTGGCAGGATGCGCGGTACATCGTCCGGCAGCACCCAGTCCGAGGAGACACCATCCAGGTGAGCAGTCATTCGCAGGACCGATCCGTCATCGCCATCCTCCGTCGCGTCTCCGTCGGCCTGGGCGCCGTCGCCGCGCTGGCGGCGATCGCCCCGGCCGCCCAGGCCGTGCCCGCGCACCAGGCGGTCGTCCCCGGGTGCGCGCCCGCGGCCGCGGGCGCGCCGAACGGCAAGCAGTGGAACGCCGAGCCCGCCCTCACCATCGACCCGGCCGCGAGCTACACCGCGACCCTGCAGACCACCTGCGGCACCGTCGCGATCCAGCTCGACGCCGCCGCGGCGCCGCGCACGGTGAACTCGTTCGCCTTCCTGGCCGGCGAGGGCTACTTCGACCACACCCGCTGTCACCGGCTCACCACCCAGGGCATCTACGTGCTGCAGTGCGGCGATCCCACCGCCACCGGTATGGGCGGCCCCGGCTACAAGTTCGCCGACGAGAACCTCGCGGGCGCGGTCTACCCGGCAGGCACCGTGGCCATGGCCAACGCGGGCCCGGGCACGAACGGCAGCCAGTTCTTCCTGGTCTACCGCGACACCCAGCTGCCGCCGAACTACACCCCCTTCGGCACCGTCACCGCGGGCATGGACGCGCTGACCACCGTGGCGAACGCCGGTGTGGCCGGCGGCGGCGCCGACGGGACCCCGGTGGCCGATGTGGTGTTCGACGCGGTGACCGTCGCCCAGGGCTGAGAAACGACCGAGGGCCGCGTCCCCGGGAGTGGGAGACGCGGCCCTCGTGCGGACGGCTGGGATCAGCCGGCGCTGATCGAGCTGAACAGGTTCTGGATGGTCTGCAGGATGATCTCGGTCAGCAGATCAGCGGCGGAACCGGCCATGACAACACTCCTCGTTTAGGGTCCTCATCAGGTCTGACGAACATGTGAAGCGTGCCCTATCCACTCTGTGTCGCGTGGCGTTTTCGGGAAAAAAGCTCACCGGGCCCCGGTACGTGAGAAGGCCGCGCCCCCAGGGAGCGCGGCCTTCTGCGTACGCGCCTACAGGTACTGACCCGTATTCGACTCCGTGTCGATCGCGCGGCTGGCCGACGCGTTCTTGCCCGTGACCAGCGTGCGGATGTAGACGATCCGCTCGCCCTTCTTGCCCGAGATGCGGGCCCAGTCGTCCGGGTTGGTGGTGTTGGGCAGATCCTCGTTCTCGGCGAACTCGTCGACGATCGAATCGAAGAGGTGCTGTATCCGCAGACCCG
It encodes the following:
- a CDS encoding TIGR03842 family LLM class F420-dependent oxidoreductase produces the protein MDIGVVLQCNPPASRVVELARVAETHGFSHVWTFDSHLLWQEPYVIYSAILAATRTVVVGPMVTNPATRDVTVTASTFATLNAMFGNRTICGIGRGDSAVRTLGGRPASLAALREAVTVIRELANGRSVRIGDSEVRFPWGADSRLDVWVAGYGPKALALTGQIGDGFILQLADPDITAWSIARVRAAARAAGRDPASVRICVAAPAYVTDGTAAGLDHAREQCRWFGGMVGNHVAEIVARYGASEEIPAALTDYVAGRQPYDYNEHGRADNTHVQFVPDAIIDRFCLLGPPDAQLARLRELERLGVDQFAVYLQHDAKTATLDAYGEQVLPRLRAPVTAMRDARG
- a CDS encoding peptidylprolyl isomerase; the protein is MSSHSQDRSVIAILRRVSVGLGAVAALAAIAPAAQAVPAHQAVVPGCAPAAAGAPNGKQWNAEPALTIDPAASYTATLQTTCGTVAIQLDAAAAPRTVNSFAFLAGEGYFDHTRCHRLTTQGIYVLQCGDPTATGMGGPGYKFADENLAGAVYPAGTVAMANAGPGTNGSQFFLVYRDTQLPPNYTPFGTVTAGMDALTTVANAGVAGGGADGTPVADVVFDAVTVAQG